The Megasphaera vaginalis (ex Bordigoni et al. 2020) region TAAAAAAGCATACACTCGCTCCGCCTTTATTCGTTCTTTAAAAGATTTAGGCATGAGAGGAAAAACATCTGCTACAAAACAAGTACCTGATATCTATAAAACAGGCCCTATAGGGGTACGTCTTAACGTTATTGCTGGATTGTTAGATAGTGATGGCCACTTTACATATAACGGCTATGATTTTATTTCTAAATCCGAACGCCTTTCTAATGATTTGGCCTTTATGTGTAGATCGGTTGGGCTCGCGGCCTATGTTACACCCTGTAAAAAGGGGTGCAATAATTTTGTAGGAACATACTACCGGGTTAGTATTAGCGGGAACTGCGATAAAATCCCTATGAAAGTTCAGCGAAAAATGGCTACTTCACGAAAACAAAAGAAAAATGTTCTTGTTACTGGATTTACTGTAGAACCCATCGGAACAGGGGCATACATTGGATTTACTGTTGATGGAGACAACCGTTATTTATTAGATGATTTTACAATCACCCATAATTGTGGAAAGACTATTTGCTTCGCTAAGATTGCCGAATCTCAAGTACGAGTCGGTAATAGAGTTTTAATCCTGGCACATCGTGGAGAACTCCTGGAACAAGCAGCCGATAAAATAGCGAAAGCCACAGGCCTAAAATGTGCTGTAGAAAAAGCCGAGCAGACGGCTCTTCAATCTTGGTATCGAATTACCGTCGGCAGTGTTCAAACGCTTATGCGTGAGAAACGACTGTCTCAGTTTTCTCCTGATTACTACGACACGATCATTATCGATGAAGCTCATCATTCTATTTCAGATAGCTACCAGAACGTTTTAAACTACTTCTCTAACGCGAAAGTCCTGGGCGTTACGGCAACGCCTGACAGAAGCGATATGCGTAACCTCGGACAGATATACGACAGCTTAGCGTATGAATACAAACTTCCGCAAGCTATTAAAGCCGGATACCTCTCTCAAATCGTCGCACAGACCATCCCTCTGCAATTGGACATTGCACATGTCGGCATGGCGGCAGGCGATTACAAAGTAGGGGAACTCGGAACGGCTCTTGAGCCGTATCTTGATAAGATTGCAGAAGAAATGGTGACATACGCTAAAGACCGAAAGACCGTCGTATTCTTACCTCTTGTAGAAACGAGTAAGAAATTCTGCCGATATCTTCGTAAATACGGCTTTAAAGCCGCCGAAGTAAACGGCAATAGCCAAGATAGGGCAGAAGTCCTTAAAGACTTTGAGGACGGGAAATACGATGTTCTATGTAACAGTATGCTTCTGACTGAAGGCTGGGATTGTCCGTCGGTGGATTGCATTATCGTTCTGCGAGCAACCAAATCCCGAGCTTTATATAGCCAAATGGTAGGCCGTGGCACTCGATTACACGAAGGAAAAGAGAATGTATTGCTGCTTGATTTTTTATGGAACACGGAACGGCACGAGTTATGTCGACCGGCACATCTCATCAGTAAAGATGAAGACATCGCAAAGAAAATGACGGAAAAACTTGAAGACTCGGCGGTTCCGATTGATATTGAAGAACTCAAAAAAGAATCTGAATCGGATGTCGTGGCTGAACGGGAACAAGCCTTAGCTGAAAAGCTTAAGGAAATGAAAAAGCGCAAGCGTAAGCTTGTGGATCCGCTACAGTTTGAAATGTCCATACAGTCTGAAGACTTATCGGGATATGTGCCGTCGTTTGGTTATGAAATGGCGCCGCCGTCTGTAAAACAAATTCAAGCCCTTGAAAAATTCGGTATCTTTGCCGATGAGATTGAAAACGCTGGCAAGGCTTCACTTCTTCTAGACAGATTAAAGAAACGTCAGGATATGAGCCTGTCAAGGCCGAAACAAATACGCTTCCTGGAGTCCCGTGGTTTCCAGCACGTCGGGACATGGACGTTTGACCAGGCCTCTTCTATGATTGCCCGAATTTCCATGAATAATTGGAGAGTTCCGAATGGCGTAACGCCTGAAACCTATATCCCGGCGTAGTCCGATAAAGGAGATGAAAAAGCAATGCGTAAAATCAACTTAATACCTTTATTGGACTACATCGACCCCGCCTTTTGCGATTATCAGGAATGGCTGCAGGTCGGAATGGGGCTTAAAGAAGAAGGCTACGACATTAGCGACTGGAAATCCTGGAGTGCCAAAGACATCACTCGTTATCACGCCGGAGAATGTACGAAGAAATGGGCAACGTTCACAGGACACTATAACGGAAGTCCCGTTACGGGAGCTACTATCGTAAACATGGCCAAAGAAAACGGCTGGACCGTCGCACCCCATTTACCCGATCGGGCGTATGGATGGGATGATGAAATCATTGCCGACGAAGAAGTCATTATCGATAAGAACTGGGTGGAAGGCCGAGAAATTGAAGACCCCGGCGATAATTGGAATCCCGCCAAAGATTTAATTACTTATTTAGAGCTTCTCTATGACAGTTCCGATTACGTCGGCTACGTGACTGAATCTTGGGAACAGGACGGGAAATTCTTGCCGTCTAAGGGAAAATTTAAGCGTACAGCAGGGGAGCTTATTCACGCCTTATCAGAGTGTGACGGCGATATCGGGGCCGTCCTGGGCGATTATAATCCCGACGTAGGCGCTTGGATTCGCTTTAACCCTTTAGACGGCCGAGGAGTCCGTAATGAGAACGTGACGGAGTTTAAATACGCTTTGGTTGAATCGGACTGTATGCCCATCGACAAGCAAAACGAAATCATCCGTAAACTGGAGCTTCCTGTTACGTGCATGGTTTACAGCGGTGGCAAATCTGTTCACGCCATCGTTAAAGTAGACGCTGCCAATTACGACGAGTATCGCAAACGGGTCGATTATCTTTACAACATATGTCGTAAAAACGGCCTTGAAATAGACGTTCAGAATCGAAATCCGAGCCGCCTCAGTCGTATGCCCGGCGTTACTCGTAAGGATAAAAAGCAGTTCCTGGTTGATACGAATATCGGTAAAAGCAGTTTCGCCGAGTGGCAGACATGGATCGAATCGATTAACGATAATCTACCGGAGCCTGAAAGCCTTCGGGACTTCTGGAATAATCTGCCGCCGTTAGCCCCGCCGCTTATCGAAAACGTACTTCGTAAGGGTCACAAAATGCTATTGGCAGGACCGTCTAAATCGGGTAAGTCCTTTGCCCTTATAGAACTTGTTATCGCCATTGCCGAAGGGCGTAAATGGCTGAATTGGGATTGCTCCCAGGGACGGGTCCTCTATGTGAACTTGGAGCTTGACGCAGCTTCTTGCCTACATCGATTTAAAGACGTATATACGGAGCTTGGTTGGGAAGCCCGCAGCCTTTCTAATATCGATATATGGAATCTTAGAGGAAAGTCCCTACCTATGGATAAGCTCGCTCCGAAACTTATCAGGCGAGCCGTTAAGCAAGAGTACACGGCGATTATCATCGACCCGATTTATAAAGTCATTACGGGCGATGAAAACAGTGCTGAACAAATGGCTCATTTTTGCAATCAGTTTGACCGTATAGCGACGGAACTTAATTGCTCGGTCATTTATTGTCATCATCACTCCAAAGGCGCTCAAGGCGGTAAGCGAGCCATTGACAGAGCCTCAGGCTCAGGTGTGTTCGGTCGGGATGCTGACGCACTGCTTGATATGATTGAGATTGATGCTGAACAAGTCGGGTCCTCTCGTTCGGCTTGGCGTATTGAAGGAACGCTTCGTGAGTACGCTTCATTCAGGCCGGTAAATGTGTGGTTCGATTATCCCGTTCACCGTATCGACGACACGGGAACGCTTGAGACGATTAAGCTAGACGTCGAGATGAAGCTCAACGAGAAAGGACAACGGACTCGGCAAAAGCAACGGCAGTCCCGAATTCAGAATCTTGAGGCGGCATATAATGCGTGTCTCATCTCGGGCGAGGTAACCGTAGGAGATATGGCTGAATATCTTGATGTGAGCGTTAAGACTGTCGGTCGAGATATCGATAGTAGCGAAACCTTCCGAAGAGAGCAAGGAAAGGTATTTAAGAATGAATAAATATAAGTAAAAAACGCCGTATACGTATAAATATAATCGGACAAACATCGGACATTTCAACTATATATATAGAAATGTCCGACTGTATAAAAGTCCACAATTGCCATGGACGGACAAAGTGTTAAAAAAACGGCTTTAGCTTCGCCGTTTTTTCTTAACACACTTTGACCGCCTCAGGGCAATACGTGCCCTCGGCGTTTCCCTAGAAAGGAGTATGCAATGAAATTAAAGTTTTTCTTGCCGATGATAATCCCTTCGGCGACTCATCAAGAAAAGAAAATTATGGTAGTAAACGGTAAGCCTGTCGTGTATGAGCCTCAGAACGTAAAAGACGCCCGCCAGAAGTTTATGGCAGCCCTTGCCCCTTACGCTCCTAAAGCTCCGTTTGCGGGTCCTGTAAGGCTTTCGACGACGTGGATATATTTAGCGACTACTGCCCACCCTATAAAGAGCTGGAAAACAACAAAGCCCGATACGGACAATTTGGTGAAGCTCTTAAAAGACGTGATGACGGATTTGGGCTTTTGGACAGATGATGCTCTTGTCGCTTGTGAAGAAATTCAAAAATTTTACCTTGATAAGCCCGGACTTTATATCGAGATAGAGGAACTTACCAATGGCTAATCAAGAGGTCGTAAAACGAGCCAGAAGTGCTTTTAAGGAAATTCTAAATGAAATGGAACACCCCCAG contains the following coding sequences:
- a CDS encoding DEAD/DEAH box helicase family protein; the protein is MGIELRPYQQEAVDAVLHEWDIGHNKTLLVLPTGCHAIGEKVLLADGNIKKVEDVQLKDCLLGSDGTPRHILQIIHGEGYLYKICPVKGKPFVVDENHMLTLKRTKESNHPVYPSEKHGGEIIDVSVKEWLTWSKWKKHIHKLIRADAITFYHSHQNDYPIDPYFLGILLGDGGLNGSSISITTMDDEVVKVIHQQAELLDLRIRTEPAGKATTYIFASKKAYTRSAFIRSLKDLGMRGKTSATKQVPDIYKTGPIGVRLNVIAGLLDSDGHFTYNGYDFISKSERLSNDLAFMCRSVGLAAYVTPCKKGCNNFVGTYYRVSISGNCDKIPMKVQRKMATSRKQKKNVLVTGFTVEPIGTGAYIGFTVDGDNRYLLDDFTITHNCGKTICFAKIAESQVRVGNRVLILAHRGELLEQAADKIAKATGLKCAVEKAEQTALQSWYRITVGSVQTLMREKRLSQFSPDYYDTIIIDEAHHSISDSYQNVLNYFSNAKVLGVTATPDRSDMRNLGQIYDSLAYEYKLPQAIKAGYLSQIVAQTIPLQLDIAHVGMAAGDYKVGELGTALEPYLDKIAEEMVTYAKDRKTVVFLPLVETSKKFCRYLRKYGFKAAEVNGNSQDRAEVLKDFEDGKYDVLCNSMLLTEGWDCPSVDCIIVLRATKSRALYSQMVGRGTRLHEGKENVLLLDFLWNTERHELCRPAHLISKDEDIAKKMTEKLEDSAVPIDIEELKKESESDVVAEREQALAEKLKEMKKRKRKLVDPLQFEMSIQSEDLSGYVPSFGYEMAPPSVKQIQALEKFGIFADEIENAGKASLLLDRLKKRQDMSLSRPKQIRFLESRGFQHVGTWTFDQASSMIARISMNNWRVPNGVTPETYIPA
- a CDS encoding AAA family ATPase yields the protein MRKINLIPLLDYIDPAFCDYQEWLQVGMGLKEEGYDISDWKSWSAKDITRYHAGECTKKWATFTGHYNGSPVTGATIVNMAKENGWTVAPHLPDRAYGWDDEIIADEEVIIDKNWVEGREIEDPGDNWNPAKDLITYLELLYDSSDYVGYVTESWEQDGKFLPSKGKFKRTAGELIHALSECDGDIGAVLGDYNPDVGAWIRFNPLDGRGVRNENVTEFKYALVESDCMPIDKQNEIIRKLELPVTCMVYSGGKSVHAIVKVDAANYDEYRKRVDYLYNICRKNGLEIDVQNRNPSRLSRMPGVTRKDKKQFLVDTNIGKSSFAEWQTWIESINDNLPEPESLRDFWNNLPPLAPPLIENVLRKGHKMLLAGPSKSGKSFALIELVIAIAEGRKWLNWDCSQGRVLYVNLELDAASCLHRFKDVYTELGWEARSLSNIDIWNLRGKSLPMDKLAPKLIRRAVKQEYTAIIIDPIYKVITGDENSAEQMAHFCNQFDRIATELNCSVIYCHHHSKGAQGGKRAIDRASGSGVFGRDADALLDMIEIDAEQVGSSRSAWRIEGTLREYASFRPVNVWFDYPVHRIDDTGTLETIKLDVEMKLNEKGQRTRQKQRQSRIQNLEAAYNACLISGEVTVGDMAEYLDVSVKTVGRDIDSSETFRREQGKVFKNE
- a CDS encoding RusA family crossover junction endodeoxyribonuclease, which encodes MKLKFFLPMIIPSATHQEKKIMVVNGKPVVYEPQNVKDARQKFMAALAPYAPKAPFAGPVRLSTTWIYLATTAHPIKSWKTTKPDTDNLVKLLKDVMTDLGFWTDDALVACEEIQKFYLDKPGLYIEIEELTNG